Proteins from a single region of Hydra vulgaris chromosome 12, alternate assembly HydraT2T_AEP:
- the LOC136088523 gene encoding uncharacterized protein LOC136088523, with amino-acid sequence MASRNERRKRENEMDTFISRLKGETGNNLTQFETSADKENVAIGEDYFYENVSSIFDEVTGICDSTEEENNESEVPLEENQESNKDYKSNFSSLHTKLLYFCLLYKLSNSAILCLLTILNKEGVDVPGSVYLFKKPQVAKKVQVLKNTLNNFNSFLVAFLNGSLFLD; translated from the exons atgGCTTCACGAAATGAAAGAAGAAAACGTGAAAATGAAATGGATACTTTTATATCGAGATTGAAAG GAGAAACTGGCAATAATTTAACACAGTTTGAAACTTCAGCAGATAAAGAAAATGTTGCAATTGGCGAAGATTACTTTTATGAAAATGTATCTTCTATTTTTGATGAGGTGACTGGAATATGTGATTCAACTGAGGAGGAAAACaatgaaa gtGAAGTTCCATTGGAAGAGAATCAAGAAAGTAACAAAGATTACAAGAGTAATTTCTCATCCCTgcatacaaaattattatacttcTGCTTACTTTATAAACTCAGCAATAGTGCAATACTCTGTTTACTTACTATTTTAAACAAGGAAGGAGTTGATGTTCCTGGTtcagtttatctttttaaaaaacctcaAGTTGCAAAGAAGGTTCAGGTGTTAAagaatactttaaacaattttaacagttttttagtTGCATTTTTAAACGGTTCTTTATTTCTTGATTAA